In Quadrisphaera sp. DSM 44207, one DNA window encodes the following:
- a CDS encoding DUF4244 domain-containing protein, producing the protein MAGRAAQDAEQVEERVEERGRGAVQPPEAAVARRSGRTALGDAGMATAEYAVATLAACGFAGLLVAVLGSGEVRGMLLSIVRRALTLG; encoded by the coding sequence GTGGCAGGACGCGCGGCGCAGGACGCGGAGCAGGTGGAGGAGCGGGTCGAGGAGCGCGGGCGCGGGGCGGTGCAGCCGCCGGAGGCGGCGGTGGCCCGGCGCAGCGGGCGCACGGCCCTGGGGGACGCGGGCATGGCCACGGCGGAGTACGCCGTCGCCACCCTGGCGGCGTGCGGCTTCGCCGGCCTGCTCGTGGCGGTCCTGGGCAGCGGCGAGGTGCGCGGCATGCTCCTCTCGATCGTCCGGCGTGCGCTCACGCTGGGCTGA
- a CDS encoding type II secretion system F family protein, producing MSGALAAAVAALCLLAAVLVGSHPGAEHRLRRVAGPHPSAGAAPGSGGPGRRRARALLRDRRAGRRAAARYEPVDAALVLDLLAAAVQAGAPPVPALAVVGRAVGGSGGAALVRVADLLRLGAAEELAWAGAPGGCAAVRRCLHLAESTGAPVAALLTAAAGEVRRRRARAGQLAAARLGVRVVLPLGLCALPGFAALGVVPVVLGLAGAVLRP from the coding sequence GTGAGCGGCGCGCTCGCGGCCGCGGTCGCCGCCCTGTGCCTGCTGGCGGCGGTGCTGGTCGGATCGCACCCGGGAGCCGAGCACCGGCTGCGGCGCGTCGCCGGGCCGCACCCGAGCGCCGGGGCAGCACCGGGGTCCGGCGGACCCGGGCGTCGCCGTGCTCGTGCGCTCCTCCGGGACCGCCGCGCGGGCAGGCGCGCCGCGGCCCGGTACGAGCCGGTCGACGCCGCCCTCGTGCTGGACCTGCTGGCGGCGGCGGTGCAGGCCGGCGCCCCGCCGGTGCCGGCCCTCGCCGTCGTCGGTCGCGCCGTGGGCGGCTCCGGCGGGGCGGCCCTGGTGCGGGTCGCCGACCTGCTGCGCCTGGGCGCCGCCGAGGAGCTGGCGTGGGCCGGCGCTCCCGGCGGCTGCGCGGCCGTGCGCCGCTGCCTGCACCTGGCGGAGTCCACCGGAGCACCCGTGGCGGCCCTGCTGACCGCGGCCGCGGGCGAGGTGAGGCGGCGGCGGGCGCGCGCGGGCCAGCTCGCCGCCGCCCGCCTGGGCGTGCGCGTCGTCCTGCCGCTGGGCCTGTGCGCGCTGCCCGGCTTCGCCGCCCTCGGGGTGGTGCCCGTCGTGCTGGGCCTGGCCGGGGCGGTGCTGCGCCCGTGA
- a CDS encoding type II secretion system F family protein, which produces MSAGAVLAALLVGAAVLAGPVRGPVRGPVRVAPPVRAGATASRGRRARAAVLAGWARRRAPAAAAVEDVAQAVAEVAALLRAGVAPASAWAHPAAQAASGPVGAVLAAAAAASAAGSDVAAALAGPQPAGEGALPPPARAALRSVAAAWRVAERTGAAPADVLDRLVLGLRADADAQGARDAALAAPRATAALLVALPGLGLALGAAVGADPLGVLLGTAAGRVAAAVGVCCTAAGWWWTRALVRAAERAG; this is translated from the coding sequence GTGAGCGCAGGGGCCGTGCTGGCCGCCCTGCTGGTCGGCGCCGCCGTCCTGGCCGGGCCGGTGCGCGGGCCGGTGCGCGGGCCGGTGCGCGTCGCGCCGCCGGTGCGCGCCGGGGCGACCGCGTCCCGGGGCCGGCGGGCGCGGGCGGCGGTCCTCGCCGGGTGGGCCCGCCGCCGGGCCCCGGCCGCGGCGGCGGTCGAGGACGTCGCGCAGGCGGTGGCGGAGGTCGCCGCGCTGCTGCGCGCGGGCGTGGCGCCGGCCAGCGCCTGGGCGCACCCGGCGGCGCAGGCCGCGAGCGGGCCCGTCGGCGCCGTCCTGGCCGCGGCTGCCGCGGCGTCGGCCGCCGGGAGTGACGTGGCCGCCGCCCTCGCGGGCCCGCAGCCCGCCGGCGAGGGCGCGCTGCCCCCGCCGGCGCGGGCGGCGCTGCGGTCGGTGGCGGCGGCCTGGCGGGTGGCGGAGCGCACCGGCGCGGCGCCGGCGGACGTGCTGGACCGGCTCGTGCTCGGGCTGCGCGCCGACGCCGACGCGCAGGGCGCCCGGGACGCCGCGCTGGCCGCGCCGCGCGCCACCGCGGCGCTGCTCGTGGCCCTGCCCGGGCTCGGCCTCGCGCTCGGCGCCGCGGTGGGCGCCGACCCGCTGGGAGTGCTGCTGGGCACCGCCGCCGGGCGGGTGGCCGCCGCGGTGGGGGTGTGCTGCACCGCGGCCGGCTGGTGGTGGACCAGGGCCCTGGTCCGGGCCGCCGAGCGCGCCGGGTGA
- a CDS encoding TadA family conjugal transfer-associated ATPase, which translates to MSRRGASSGAPGAPPGALVDRVRTGLPGPAPGGAELVSAVAATSVLGADGVLDASRRVGAQILGAGPLQPLLDAPGVTDVLVNGAGSVWVDRGEGPRRVDLDLGGEAALRALAVRLAAVGGRRLDESSPWVDARLPDGVRLHAVLPPLSPDGTLLSLRVPRRRAFSLEDLVAAGAVPPSWAPVLRALVRRRLSFLVSGGTGSGKTTVLSSLLGLADPFERLLLVEDAGELAPVHPHVVRLQARHGNVEGAGAVGLDDLVRQALRMRPDRIVVGECRGAEVRDLLAALNTGHEGGCGTVHANAAADVPARLEALGALAGLDRAALAAQAASALHVVLHLRRDAGLRRVAEVGIVARDRHGALAVVPALSADPDDPAAPGAVERAWPELAQRLGLAGEGRGEARGEPVVRPVVSPW; encoded by the coding sequence GTGAGCCGCCGCGGCGCGTCCAGCGGTGCTCCCGGCGCGCCGCCGGGAGCCCTCGTCGACCGCGTGCGCACCGGCCTGCCCGGTCCCGCACCGGGCGGCGCGGAGCTGGTCAGCGCCGTGGCGGCCACCTCGGTCCTGGGCGCGGACGGCGTCCTGGACGCCTCCCGGCGGGTGGGCGCGCAGATCCTCGGGGCCGGCCCGCTGCAGCCGCTGCTGGACGCGCCCGGCGTCACCGACGTGCTCGTCAACGGCGCGGGCTCGGTGTGGGTGGACCGCGGCGAGGGACCGCGCCGCGTGGACCTCGACCTCGGCGGCGAGGCGGCGCTGCGGGCCCTGGCGGTGCGCCTGGCCGCGGTCGGAGGGCGCCGCCTGGACGAGTCCAGCCCGTGGGTCGACGCGCGGCTGCCGGACGGCGTGCGGCTGCACGCGGTGCTGCCGCCCCTCTCGCCCGACGGCACCCTGCTGTCGCTGCGCGTGCCGCGGCGGCGCGCCTTCTCCCTCGAGGACCTCGTGGCCGCGGGCGCGGTGCCGCCGTCGTGGGCGCCGGTGCTGCGCGCGCTCGTGCGCCGCCGGCTGTCCTTCCTCGTCAGCGGCGGCACCGGCAGCGGCAAGACCACGGTCCTGTCGTCCCTGCTGGGGCTGGCCGACCCGTTCGAGCGCCTCCTGCTCGTCGAGGACGCCGGGGAGCTGGCGCCGGTGCACCCGCACGTGGTGCGCCTGCAGGCGCGGCACGGCAACGTCGAGGGCGCCGGCGCCGTCGGCCTGGACGACCTCGTGCGCCAGGCCCTGCGCATGCGCCCGGACCGCATCGTCGTCGGGGAGTGCCGCGGCGCGGAGGTCCGTGACCTGCTCGCGGCGCTGAACACCGGGCACGAGGGCGGGTGCGGCACCGTGCACGCGAACGCGGCCGCCGACGTCCCGGCGCGGCTGGAGGCTCTCGGCGCCCTCGCCGGCCTGGACCGCGCGGCCCTCGCCGCTCAGGCCGCGAGCGCGCTGCACGTGGTGCTGCACCTGCGCCGCGACGCGGGCCTGCGCCGCGTCGCGGAGGTCGGCATCGTCGCCCGCGACCGGCACGGGGCCCTGGCCGTGGTCCCCGCGCTGAGCGCCGACCCCGACGACCCGGCCGCGCCGGGTGCGGTGGAACGGGCCTGGCCCGAGCTGGCCCAGCGCCTCGGCCTGGCCGGGGAAGGCCGTGGTGAGGCCCGTGGTGAGCCCGTGGTGAGGCCCGTGGTGAGCCCGTGGTGA